One genomic window of Marinobacter adhaerens HP15 includes the following:
- the tenA gene encoding thiaminase II produces MPYQFEDLKKSCQTEWQAYIEHSFVQQLGNASLAPEAFQHYLKQDYLFLIQFARAFALAAYKSPTLSDLRQAKEGLQAIVDVELDLHISYCKEWGISEQELAELPEARATLAYTRYVLDTGNRGDLLDLHVALSPCMVGYGEIANWLNSRAETIRGENNPYDAWIAMYESDEFQDAMQAEISWLNERLAEVSPARFKELTRIFSDATRLEIDFWEMGLKQSD; encoded by the coding sequence ATGCCTTATCAGTTCGAAGACCTGAAAAAGAGCTGTCAGACGGAATGGCAAGCCTACATTGAGCACAGCTTTGTGCAGCAACTGGGTAATGCGTCGTTGGCGCCCGAAGCGTTCCAGCATTACCTCAAGCAGGACTACCTGTTTCTGATCCAGTTCGCGCGTGCCTTTGCTCTTGCAGCCTATAAAAGCCCGACACTGTCGGATCTCCGCCAGGCCAAGGAAGGTTTGCAGGCCATTGTGGATGTGGAGCTGGATTTGCACATCAGCTACTGCAAGGAATGGGGAATTTCCGAACAAGAGCTGGCCGAACTACCGGAAGCCCGCGCCACACTCGCCTACACGCGCTATGTTCTGGATACCGGCAACCGTGGTGATCTGCTGGACCTCCACGTCGCCCTGTCGCCTTGCATGGTGGGTTACGGTGAAATCGCCAACTGGCTGAACAGCCGGGCGGAAACGATTCGGGGTGAGAACAACCCTTACGACGCCTGGATCGCCATGTACGAGAGCGACGAGTTCCAGGACGCTATGCAGGCAGAGATCAGCTGGCTCAATGAGCGACTGGCCGAAGTCTCCCCCGCCCGCTTTAAGGAACTAACCCGGATTTTTAGCGACGCCACCCGGCTTGAGATTGATTTCTGGGAAATGGGCTTGAAGCAGAGCGATTAA